In a genomic window of Ralstonia insidiosa:
- a CDS encoding sensor domain-containing diguanylate cyclase, which produces MPLQRTIGALLRHPPLLIIGASALSLLLAALTALSLWEMRVDALARARDAADNLSLILQRDIARNIEVYDLSLQAVIDGMRDPKIVALPQDIRQLVLFDRSTNAQDLGSLLVANPAGDVIIDSHAVPPRHIHVGDRDYFQVHQGSPDVGLYISEPFKPRINGVDASLGLSRRLNGPHGEFKGIVVGTLRLNYFRRLFDGLNLGPRATVTLVRSDGTLLMRRPYNETLIGRSLADSPAFQRRLLSPEGSYVEMAATDGIERLFSFRHIGEHPLIVAVGLATEDIYAEWRQRAWVIGSIVLLLDAVFMTLSVLFAKQLRKRLEMEQQLQWLANTDGLTGLGTRRALDATLDVEWRRANRNHMPLAVLMIDVDEFKHFNDRYGHAAGDTALRTVARCVNDNIKRPGDFAGRYGGEEFCAILPSTDLAGAVRVAENIRTAVLAADEPNAGSAHGKLTVSIGVAVHTGIVTAEDTAEDLLRLADGRLYEAKAAGRNAVIPRQERPKLAVV; this is translated from the coding sequence ATGCCTCTCCAGCGCACCATCGGCGCCCTCTTGCGGCACCCTCCCCTGCTGATCATCGGTGCCTCGGCGCTGTCGCTGCTGCTGGCCGCACTGACGGCCTTGTCGCTGTGGGAAATGCGCGTCGATGCGCTGGCACGTGCCCGCGACGCCGCCGACAACCTCTCGCTGATCCTGCAGCGCGACATCGCCCGCAACATCGAGGTGTACGACCTGTCGCTGCAGGCCGTGATCGACGGCATGCGGGACCCGAAGATCGTCGCCCTGCCCCAGGACATCCGGCAACTGGTGCTGTTCGACCGCTCAACCAACGCGCAGGACCTGGGCTCGCTGCTGGTGGCCAACCCGGCGGGCGACGTCATCATCGATTCGCACGCGGTACCGCCGCGGCATATCCATGTGGGCGACCGCGATTACTTTCAGGTGCATCAGGGCTCCCCGGATGTCGGCCTCTATATCAGCGAGCCATTCAAGCCGCGCATCAACGGCGTCGATGCATCACTGGGACTGAGCCGGCGCCTGAACGGGCCGCATGGCGAATTCAAGGGCATCGTGGTCGGCACACTGCGGCTGAACTACTTCCGGCGGCTCTTTGACGGCCTCAACCTCGGGCCGCGCGCCACCGTGACGCTGGTACGCTCCGACGGCACGCTGCTCATGCGCCGCCCATACAACGAAACACTCATCGGCCGCAGCCTGGCCGATAGCCCGGCCTTCCAGCGGCGTCTGCTGTCGCCCGAAGGGTCTTACGTGGAGATGGCCGCGACTGACGGCATCGAGCGTCTGTTCAGCTTCCGCCATATCGGCGAGCACCCGCTGATCGTGGCGGTGGGCTTGGCCACCGAAGACATCTACGCCGAATGGCGGCAGCGCGCATGGGTGATCGGCAGCATCGTGCTGCTGCTCGATGCGGTGTTCATGACACTGTCGGTCTTGTTTGCCAAGCAGTTGCGCAAGCGGCTGGAAATGGAGCAGCAACTGCAGTGGCTGGCCAACACGGATGGCCTGACCGGCCTGGGCACGCGCCGCGCACTGGATGCCACGCTGGACGTGGAATGGCGCCGCGCCAATCGCAACCACATGCCGCTGGCTGTGCTGATGATTGACGTGGACGAGTTCAAGCATTTCAACGACCGCTACGGCCACGCCGCCGGCGACACGGCCCTGCGCACTGTCGCGCGCTGCGTGAACGACAACATCAAGCGCCCGGGCGATTTTGCCGGCCGTTACGGCGGCGAGGAGTTCTGCGCCATCCTGCCCAGTACCGATCTGGCCGGCGCGGTGCGCGTGGCCGAGAACATCCGCACCGCCGTGCTGGCCGCCGACGAGCCCAACGCGGGCAGCGCGCATGGCAAGCTGACGGTGAGCATCGGCGTGGCCGTGCACACGGGCATCGTCACGGCCGAAGACACCGCCGAAGACCTGCTGCGACTGGCCGATGGGCGGCTGTACGAGGCCAAGGCTGCCGGGCGCAACGCGGTCATCCCGCGCCAGGAGCGGCCCAAGCTGGCGGTGGTGTAG
- a CDS encoding helix-turn-helix domain-containing protein, translating to MNKPPHSHFDTSALPREHQFAAWREAINVLFDTRSAAPQSHGFRASVDAYLCGEAGLGMISAQAQHYDRSRSKLGRDGVDVYVLQYYLEGNCGQRDGASGTVTRPGDLFIVDAAQPLATSTSDSRFLSLVVPRRLLAPELRSPDELSMRLLRGDAPMVGLLRDHLCALYRTAGQLSAAEAQAIIPGTLQLAAAAINCQVTEANATAVKESLFASICRHIQHNLADLTLTPEAVAAQFGVSRATLYRLFEREGGFFNYLRLQRLRQCHAILANRSQAHRSVAEIAQTYGFSDASNFARAYRRASGMSPRETRMLAQEGRAAALPFVQHKDWRTWVVQMR from the coding sequence ATGAACAAACCCCCGCATTCTCATTTCGATACGAGTGCACTCCCGCGCGAGCATCAGTTCGCCGCGTGGCGAGAGGCCATCAACGTGCTGTTCGACACCCGGTCTGCCGCACCGCAATCGCACGGCTTTCGCGCCAGCGTGGATGCCTATCTGTGCGGCGAGGCTGGGCTGGGCATGATCAGCGCGCAGGCACAACACTACGACCGCTCGCGCTCCAAGCTCGGGCGTGACGGCGTAGACGTCTATGTGCTCCAGTACTACCTCGAAGGCAATTGCGGACAGCGTGACGGCGCCAGTGGCACCGTCACCCGGCCAGGAGACCTGTTCATCGTCGATGCCGCACAGCCACTGGCCACCAGCACCAGCGACAGCCGCTTCCTGAGCCTGGTCGTGCCGCGGCGCCTGCTGGCTCCGGAACTGCGGTCGCCTGACGAACTGAGCATGCGCCTGTTGCGCGGCGATGCGCCCATGGTCGGCCTGCTGCGCGACCACCTGTGCGCCCTGTATCGAACCGCCGGACAACTGAGTGCCGCAGAAGCGCAAGCCATCATTCCGGGCACGCTGCAACTGGCGGCCGCAGCCATCAATTGCCAGGTGACAGAAGCCAATGCCACGGCCGTCAAGGAAAGCCTGTTCGCATCGATCTGCCGGCACATACAGCACAACCTGGCCGACCTCACCCTCACGCCCGAGGCAGTTGCGGCGCAGTTTGGTGTTTCGCGCGCCACGCTCTACCGGCTGTTTGAACGCGAAGGCGGCTTCTTCAACTACCTGCGCCTGCAGCGCCTGCGGCAATGTCACGCGATCCTGGCAAATCGCTCGCAGGCACATCGCTCGGTGGCCGAGATCGCGCAGACCTATGGCTTTTCCGACGCATCCAACTTTGCACGCGCGTATCGCCGGGCGTCGGGCATGTCGCCGCGTGAGACACGCATGCTGGCTCAGGAAGGCCGTGCCGCTGCGCTGCCCTTCGTGCAGCACAAAGACTGGCGGACATGGGTCGTACAGATGCGCTGA
- a CDS encoding S8 family serine peptidase, protein MKDITGKTLALTLFATVALAACGGGDSGTNTATNGGGNTGGNTPPASTCAETGVDAKYACQTGSTEPLYAYQWALKQATSFFAAFGLVANGTTDINVEDAHRAGIKGQGVNVLVLDDGIDVHNEDLYANANSDMTYNFDDGSADPTPADIPANVDAAHGTNAAGIIAGAQNGKGVMGIAPRATLGGARFLVNGQDIPKAYGGAPWSKNGHIINASYGENPIAPLEYDTATSTQAAVRAFPNLRGGRGLVMLKASGNEYEEISVTGQPLRQCPTLGGQAGLISCENPANDPEALEPGVIVVGAANALGVKSSYSNAGSVNWITGLGGESGEGGKYGEVGSGPKIFSTDLSGCARGYSRNGVTRTNEFATGGSATNTKDNAKCDYSSMNGTSAATPTLSGVVALMLSANPNLTWRDVREILRATARQIDPNYGSRDNRNAKVDLTSGTLTADTSTTLVDGATTARLDYGWQTNGAGYAYSTWYGFGLVDASAAVKMAKAYTAYKPAALSVPDFAAAFGNVNQLNYGSVQKLGQFNVSGSDKVDALQLRVSGSVCVGSVGFFVKSPAGTVSALSLPYNGYYNNGASAVNKYGLGSYAFYGENAAGTWEVYAVSGVPTNTCSTYQPQGGTHTVTLATPLAVEYRVIAAK, encoded by the coding sequence GTGAAAGACATAACGGGAAAGACGCTTGCCTTGACGCTGTTCGCCACGGTGGCCTTGGCCGCATGCGGCGGTGGGGACTCGGGAACCAACACGGCAACCAATGGCGGCGGCAACACCGGCGGCAATACGCCACCGGCATCCACCTGCGCTGAAACCGGCGTAGACGCCAAGTACGCCTGCCAGACCGGCAGTACCGAGCCGCTGTACGCCTACCAATGGGCACTCAAGCAGGCAACGAGCTTCTTTGCGGCATTCGGCCTGGTCGCCAACGGCACGACCGACATCAACGTGGAAGATGCGCACAGGGCCGGCATCAAGGGCCAGGGTGTGAACGTGCTGGTGCTGGACGACGGCATCGACGTGCACAACGAAGACCTGTACGCCAATGCCAACTCGGACATGACGTACAACTTCGACGATGGCTCGGCTGACCCAACGCCGGCAGATATTCCCGCCAACGTGGACGCTGCACACGGCACCAACGCGGCAGGCATCATTGCCGGTGCGCAGAACGGCAAGGGTGTGATGGGCATCGCACCGCGCGCGACGCTGGGTGGTGCGCGGTTTCTGGTCAATGGCCAAGACATTCCCAAGGCGTACGGCGGTGCTCCATGGTCGAAGAACGGTCACATCATCAATGCCTCGTATGGCGAGAACCCGATCGCGCCGCTGGAGTACGACACCGCAACCTCCACCCAAGCAGCAGTGCGCGCCTTCCCGAATCTGCGTGGCGGGCGAGGACTGGTCATGCTCAAGGCGTCGGGCAACGAGTACGAAGAGATTAGCGTGACGGGTCAGCCGCTACGCCAGTGCCCCACGCTGGGCGGCCAGGCCGGCCTGATCAGCTGCGAAAATCCGGCGAACGATCCTGAAGCGCTGGAGCCGGGCGTCATCGTCGTCGGCGCGGCCAATGCACTTGGCGTCAAGTCGAGCTACTCCAACGCAGGCTCCGTCAACTGGATCACGGGGCTGGGCGGTGAGTCGGGGGAAGGCGGCAAGTACGGCGAGGTCGGATCGGGCCCAAAGATCTTCTCGACCGATCTTTCCGGCTGCGCGCGCGGCTACAGCCGCAATGGCGTGACCCGAACCAATGAGTTTGCGACCGGCGGATCGGCCACCAACACCAAAGACAATGCCAAATGCGATTACTCCAGCATGAACGGCACGTCGGCGGCCACACCCACACTGTCCGGCGTGGTCGCGCTGATGCTGTCGGCCAACCCGAACCTGACCTGGCGCGATGTGCGTGAGATCCTGCGCGCCACCGCCAGGCAGATCGACCCGAACTACGGCAGCCGCGACAACCGCAACGCCAAGGTGGATCTGACCAGCGGCACCCTGACGGCCGACACCAGCACCACCCTGGTCGACGGCGCAACCACGGCGCGTTTGGACTACGGCTGGCAAACCAATGGTGCCGGCTACGCCTACTCCACGTGGTACGGCTTCGGCCTGGTGGATGCTTCGGCAGCCGTCAAGATGGCCAAGGCATACACCGCGTACAAACCTGCCGCCCTCTCGGTACCGGATTTTGCGGCGGCCTTTGGCAACGTCAACCAACTGAACTACGGCTCGGTGCAGAAGCTGGGCCAGTTCAACGTGTCGGGCAGCGACAAGGTCGATGCGCTGCAACTGCGCGTGTCGGGCTCGGTGTGTGTGGGCAGTGTCGGCTTCTTCGTGAAATCGCCAGCAGGCACGGTGTCGGCATTGTCCTTGCCGTACAACGGCTACTACAACAACGGCGCCAGTGCCGTGAACAAGTACGGCCTGGGCAGTTATGCCTTCTATGGCGAGAACGCGGCCGGCACGTGGGAGGTCTACGCCGTGAGCGGCGTGCCGACCAATACCTGTTCGACCTATCAGCCGCAGGGTGGTACGCACACCGTGACCCTGGCCACGCCGCTGGCCGTGGAGTATCGCGTGATTGCCGCCAAGTAA
- a CDS encoding amino acid permease yields the protein MTQASGSFEALAAREGGLQHRLSSAQLTMIAIGSAIGTGLFLGSGAAIQLAGPGVIASYAIGAVIALLLMGCLAEMVVAHPTTGSFGAYAEHYVSPLAGFLVRYAYWAAVVFVIGAEVTAVAVYMAYWFPGVPAWVWIVGFSAVLVWINASSVDVFGVAEYWCSMIKVVAIVAFLAVASYAIYRAPDGGPIGFHNYVDAGGFLPHGWSGVWFGAVVSIFSFFGIELIAVAAGEAREPEAAATSAFRSTLFRLVFFYLCTLALMLAVVPWQEAGTGKSPFVRVMEILGIAGGAGVMNFVVLTAALSSMNAQLYVSTRMLFSLARGGQAPGALGVVSNRGVPLRALAVSSSGAALAAVLSVVLPGHSFLLMMSLAMFGALFTWLVIFVTHLRFRSAVEHEGRALRFRMWGYPVLTLMGAVAMVVIIVSTAWMADFRMTLVVGVPFLVVMAVVFRWVRRK from the coding sequence ATGACCCAGGCCTCCGGCAGCTTTGAAGCACTCGCCGCACGCGAAGGCGGCTTGCAGCACCGTCTTTCTTCCGCGCAACTCACCATGATCGCCATCGGCAGCGCGATCGGCACCGGCCTGTTCCTGGGCAGTGGTGCGGCCATCCAGCTGGCCGGCCCCGGCGTGATTGCCAGCTACGCCATCGGCGCGGTCATCGCCCTGCTGCTGATGGGTTGCCTGGCCGAAATGGTCGTCGCGCACCCCACCACCGGCTCGTTCGGTGCCTATGCCGAGCACTACGTCAGCCCGCTCGCCGGCTTCCTGGTGCGCTATGCGTACTGGGCAGCGGTTGTGTTCGTGATCGGCGCGGAAGTGACGGCGGTGGCGGTGTATATGGCGTACTGGTTTCCGGGCGTACCGGCGTGGGTGTGGATCGTCGGGTTCTCGGCGGTGCTGGTGTGGATCAATGCGAGCAGCGTCGACGTATTTGGCGTGGCGGAATACTGGTGCTCGATGATCAAGGTGGTGGCCATCGTCGCGTTTCTGGCCGTGGCGAGCTATGCCATCTATCGCGCACCGGATGGCGGGCCGATCGGTTTCCACAACTACGTGGATGCGGGCGGCTTCCTGCCGCACGGCTGGTCTGGCGTGTGGTTTGGCGCGGTGGTCAGCATCTTCAGCTTCTTCGGCATCGAGCTGATTGCCGTGGCCGCCGGTGAGGCTCGCGAGCCCGAGGCCGCTGCCACCAGCGCGTTCCGCTCCACGCTGTTCCGGCTGGTGTTCTTCTACCTCTGCACGCTGGCGCTGATGCTGGCCGTGGTGCCCTGGCAGGAGGCCGGCACCGGCAAGAGCCCGTTCGTGCGGGTCATGGAAATCCTGGGCATTGCCGGCGGTGCGGGTGTGATGAACTTCGTGGTGCTGACCGCGGCGCTGTCGTCGATGAACGCGCAGTTGTATGTGTCCACGCGCATGCTGTTCAGCCTCGCGCGCGGCGGGCAGGCACCAGGGGCGCTGGGTGTGGTGAGCAATCGCGGCGTACCGCTGCGCGCGCTGGCGGTGTCCAGCTCCGGCGCGGCGCTGGCGGCGGTGCTGAGCGTGGTGCTGCCCGGCCACTCGTTCCTTCTGATGATGTCGCTGGCGATGTTCGGCGCGCTGTTCACGTGGCTCGTCATCTTCGTCACGCACTTGCGCTTCCGTAGTGCAGTGGAGCATGAAGGGCGTGCGCTGCGGTTCCGGATGTGGGGCTACCCCGTGCTGACCCTCATGGGCGCCGTCGCTATGGTGGTCATCATCGTCAGCACGGCATGGATGGCGGATTTCCGCATGACGCTGGTGGTGGGGGTGCCGTTTCTGGTGGTGATGGCGGTGGTGTTCCGCTGGGTGCGGCGCAAGTAG
- a CDS encoding O-acetylhomoserine aminocarboxypropyltransferase/cysteine synthase family protein, giving the protein MTQPTTSTSPNWKLDTLAVHGGYSADPTTRAVAVPIYQTVAFAFDDTQHGADLFDLKVQGNIYSRIMNPTNDVLEKRVAALEGGIGALALASGQAAVTYAIQTIAEAGDNIVSASTLYGGTYNLFAHTLPLSGITTRFADPRDPASFEALIDDRTKAIFAETVGNPLGNITDIAALAEIAHRHGVPLIVDNTVPTPYLVRPIEHGADIVVHSLTKYLGGHGTSLGGAIVDSGKFPWAKHKARFKRLNEPDVSYHGVVYTEALGDAAYIGRARVVPLRNTGAALSPFNAFLILQGIETLGLRIDRITQNAARIARHLQGHAKVEWVNHASLDDHPDYALAKKYLSGKAPGLLTFGVKGGFAAGARFQDALQLFTRLVNIGDAKSLATHPASTTHRQLSEAELAKAGVRQETIRLSIGIEHIDDLLADLDQALAQA; this is encoded by the coding sequence ATGACGCAGCCCACGACGTCCACCTCGCCCAACTGGAAACTCGACACCCTCGCCGTCCACGGCGGCTACAGCGCCGACCCGACCACGCGCGCAGTGGCGGTGCCGATCTACCAGACCGTCGCCTTTGCGTTTGACGACACGCAACACGGTGCTGACCTGTTCGACCTCAAGGTCCAGGGCAACATCTACTCGCGCATCATGAACCCGACCAACGACGTGCTGGAGAAGCGCGTTGCGGCGCTGGAAGGCGGCATTGGCGCGCTGGCGTTGGCTTCCGGGCAGGCGGCCGTCACGTATGCAATCCAGACGATTGCGGAGGCGGGCGACAACATTGTCTCGGCCAGCACGCTGTACGGCGGTACCTACAACCTGTTTGCGCACACGCTGCCGCTGTCGGGCATCACCACGCGCTTTGCTGACCCGCGGGACCCGGCCTCGTTCGAAGCACTGATCGACGATCGCACGAAGGCCATCTTTGCCGAGACCGTCGGCAACCCGCTGGGCAACATCACCGACATTGCTGCGCTGGCGGAGATTGCGCACCGGCATGGCGTGCCGCTCATCGTCGACAACACGGTGCCGACACCGTATCTGGTACGGCCGATCGAGCACGGCGCCGACATCGTTGTGCATTCGCTGACCAAGTACCTGGGCGGACACGGCACCAGCCTGGGTGGCGCGATTGTCGATTCGGGCAAATTCCCGTGGGCGAAGCACAAGGCGCGCTTCAAGCGCCTGAACGAGCCGGATGTGAGTTACCACGGCGTGGTCTATACGGAAGCGCTGGGTGATGCGGCGTACATCGGCCGGGCGCGCGTGGTGCCGCTGCGCAATACCGGCGCGGCGCTGTCACCGTTCAACGCGTTCCTGATCCTGCAGGGCATCGAGACGCTGGGCTTGCGCATCGACCGCATCACGCAAAACGCCGCACGCATTGCACGTCATCTTCAGGGGCACGCCAAGGTGGAGTGGGTCAACCACGCCAGCCTGGACGATCACCCCGACTATGCGTTGGCGAAGAAGTACCTCTCCGGCAAGGCACCGGGGCTGCTGACGTTTGGCGTGAAGGGCGGGTTTGCGGCGGGTGCGCGCTTCCAGGATGCGCTGCAACTGTTCACGCGGCTGGTGAACATCGGCGATGCGAAATCGCTCGCGACGCATCCGGCATCGACCACGCACCGGCAGCTTTCAGAGGCGGAGCTGGCCAAGGCCGGCGTGCGGCAGGAAACTATCCGGCTGTCGATCGGCATCGAGCACATCGATGACCTGCTGGCCGATCTGGATCAGGCGTTGGCGCAAGCCTGA
- a CDS encoding GNAT family N-acetyltransferase yields MRIDCAPTSGYPGITLRQLERADIDAWYAYLKLPQVFEHTSWNLSSPADLNAQFEGYASTSPESIRRMAVVDESAGALIGTIGFHSISDVNRTAEIAYDLCPSHWGRGIAHAICTSVTAWAFVQYGFLRVQATVLTSNARSARVLVACGYQYEGLLRSYRMVRGTPGDFVLYSRLATD; encoded by the coding sequence TTGAGAATCGATTGCGCTCCAACGTCTGGCTACCCTGGCATCACGCTTCGGCAACTTGAGCGCGCCGACATCGACGCTTGGTATGCGTATCTGAAGCTCCCCCAGGTCTTCGAGCACACGAGCTGGAACCTGTCGTCTCCAGCCGACCTCAACGCGCAGTTCGAGGGCTATGCGTCCACGTCACCCGAATCGATCCGCCGCATGGCTGTAGTGGACGAGAGCGCGGGAGCGTTGATCGGGACGATCGGGTTTCACAGCATTTCCGACGTGAACCGGACGGCGGAGATCGCCTACGACCTTTGCCCGTCGCACTGGGGCAGAGGCATTGCGCATGCAATCTGCACATCGGTCACCGCGTGGGCGTTTGTCCAGTACGGCTTTCTTCGCGTGCAGGCGACGGTCTTGACCAGCAATGCGCGATCGGCACGCGTACTGGTGGCGTGCGGGTATCAATACGAGGGGCTGTTGCGCTCCTATCGCATGGTTCGGGGAACGCCGGGAGACTTCGTGCTCTACTCAAGACTCGCCACGGACTAG
- a CDS encoding AraC family transcriptional regulator has product MPSQPLLPAQRVQSTDGRWLYAVDQTSHSPRATAPHSHARGQLFGTDAGVLTVQTAEGRSVVPAGQVIWIPPGVEHGAETHGPFVGWAAYLAPDACEDLPDVPRTLSMSALLRAAISRAATWADDVLDPAQQRIAAVIADEIRALTPAPTALPMPIDTRLRKIANALIAAPSDTRRLQDWADWAAVAPRTLTRRFASETGYAFETWRHRLRMMCALEKLAAGAPVTTVALDLGYDNVSAFIARFRATFGITPGRYAAGGCMHLPMPS; this is encoded by the coding sequence ATGCCATCCCAACCCTTGCTTCCTGCCCAGCGTGTGCAATCGACCGATGGCCGATGGCTTTACGCGGTCGATCAGACCAGCCATTCGCCACGCGCCACCGCCCCACACAGCCATGCGCGCGGACAGTTGTTCGGGACAGATGCCGGCGTACTGACCGTGCAGACGGCGGAAGGCCGTAGCGTCGTACCTGCGGGACAGGTCATATGGATTCCGCCCGGCGTAGAACACGGCGCAGAGACGCACGGACCATTCGTAGGCTGGGCCGCCTACCTCGCGCCCGACGCATGCGAAGACTTGCCGGATGTGCCGCGCACGCTGTCGATGTCTGCGCTGCTCCGTGCCGCAATCTCCCGTGCGGCAACGTGGGCTGACGACGTGCTCGACCCGGCGCAGCAACGCATTGCTGCCGTGATTGCCGATGAAATCCGCGCGCTCACGCCAGCACCCACGGCCTTGCCGATGCCCATCGATACTCGCCTGCGCAAGATCGCCAACGCGCTTATTGCCGCCCCGTCCGACACCCGGCGTCTGCAGGATTGGGCCGATTGGGCCGCTGTTGCCCCGCGCACGCTCACCCGGCGATTTGCCAGCGAAACCGGCTATGCATTTGAAACCTGGCGCCACCGACTGCGCATGATGTGCGCGCTGGAAAAGCTCGCGGCCGGCGCGCCGGTAACGACAGTGGCACTCGATCTCGGCTACGACAACGTCAGCGCGTTCATTGCCCGGTTTCGTGCAACCTTCGGCATCACGCCGGGGCGGTATGCCGCCGGCGGATGCATGCACCTACCGATGCCTTCCTGA
- a CDS encoding rhomboid family intramembrane serine protease — protein MDQVKSGGIATPDPRQETFFPSKRNPLKTTRISIWIGFGCAFAISLLALNGRTKAQLIAAGVILPLLLALDWFLRRQQGGGQPLITLTRSDITSGLFPGKQKRYLWRDIESVIVQTVQGTSYLLFRLNSSTGAAQKRGFRFGRDPSKRRLVLSSFDAADRERLLDSIHIHLQLQKGGAIDRSTPVNQFAVERKFEEKLKALAPKPRITYILIALNMLVWLVTLLLGGSVLQTPLDTLFNLGGNAAYEVQHGEWWRLLSAIFLHAGVVHLVINMIGLYSVGVAVERIYGPVAYVLIYLGAGLLGSALSLSFSAQHAIGVGASGAVFGVAGAWLVAVSRYRDEMPEALSKRLLTQLGSFILYSLVQGLITAGIDNAAHIGGLVGGCALAYILPARFNMERYREVLRSRCAIALAAAVAGISLLAFLAPIATLDHRQFFANSTAVVHGLSSFGNAVQALQADEHAFAAGKLSARQLIERNQTVHMPAIRRAAQALHAANLPQNDPRAALVRNATLCADLMIEGMNLTVMAVPESAGITSPDPQRLASIKTQLVEIGKQMRRDSEALQRRARN, from the coding sequence ATGGATCAAGTGAAGTCTGGCGGTATCGCAACACCCGATCCACGGCAAGAAACGTTCTTCCCGTCCAAACGCAACCCGCTGAAAACCACGCGCATCTCGATCTGGATCGGATTCGGCTGCGCATTCGCCATCAGCTTGCTTGCATTGAACGGCCGCACAAAAGCCCAGCTCATCGCCGCTGGGGTGATCTTGCCGCTCCTGCTTGCCCTCGACTGGTTTTTACGTCGGCAGCAGGGTGGTGGGCAGCCGCTGATCACACTCACTCGAAGCGATATCACCTCTGGGTTGTTTCCCGGCAAGCAGAAACGCTATCTCTGGCGCGATATCGAAAGTGTGATCGTACAAACGGTGCAGGGCACGTCGTACCTTCTGTTTCGATTGAACAGCTCGACCGGCGCGGCGCAAAAGCGGGGCTTTCGATTTGGCAGAGACCCTTCCAAGCGGCGGCTGGTGCTCTCATCGTTTGATGCCGCCGACCGTGAGCGCCTGCTTGACTCTATCCATATCCACCTGCAACTACAGAAGGGCGGCGCAATTGATCGGTCGACTCCGGTTAACCAGTTTGCAGTCGAGCGCAAGTTCGAAGAAAAGCTCAAGGCACTCGCTCCCAAACCTCGCATCACCTACATCCTGATCGCACTCAATATGCTGGTCTGGTTGGTAACGCTGTTGCTTGGTGGAAGCGTTTTGCAAACCCCTTTGGACACACTGTTCAACCTCGGTGGAAACGCTGCCTACGAAGTACAGCACGGCGAATGGTGGCGCCTGTTGAGCGCCATCTTCCTGCACGCAGGTGTCGTCCATCTGGTGATCAATATGATCGGGCTGTACTCCGTAGGCGTCGCGGTCGAGCGCATCTACGGACCTGTCGCATACGTCTTGATTTACCTGGGCGCCGGCCTACTCGGCAGCGCGTTGAGCCTGTCGTTCTCGGCACAGCATGCGATTGGCGTTGGTGCATCTGGCGCAGTATTTGGTGTCGCCGGGGCTTGGCTGGTCGCGGTGAGCCGATACCGCGACGAGATGCCGGAGGCGCTAAGCAAGCGACTCCTCACACAACTGGGCTCCTTCATCCTTTACTCGCTGGTGCAGGGCTTGATCACAGCCGGCATCGACAACGCTGCACACATCGGGGGGCTGGTCGGTGGATGTGCGCTGGCTTATATCCTGCCCGCTCGGTTCAACATGGAGCGCTACCGCGAGGTGCTGCGTAGTCGTTGCGCTATCGCCCTGGCGGCGGCGGTTGCAGGCATTAGCCTGCTGGCCTTCCTTGCGCCAATCGCAACGCTTGATCACCGTCAGTTCTTTGCGAACAGCACGGCTGTTGTTCACGGCCTGAGTTCCTTCGGCAACGCAGTCCAAGCCTTGCAAGCGGACGAACACGCCTTTGCCGCTGGCAAGCTATCTGCCCGCCAGTTAATCGAACGCAATCAGACAGTGCATATGCCGGCGATTCGGCGCGCGGCGCAGGCCTTGCACGCCGCCAATCTGCCGCAGAATGACCCTCGCGCTGCATTGGTTCGCAACGCCACGCTCTGTGCGGATCTCATGATTGAAGGAATGAACCTGACCGTCATGGCGGTGCCGGAAAGCGCCGGCATCACCTCGCCTGATCCGCAACGTCTGGCCAGCATCAAGACGCAGTTGGTCGAAATCGGCAAGCAGATGCGGCGAGACTCCGAAGCGCTGCAGCGTCGCGCGCGCAACTAG